From Polynucleobacter ibericus:
TCTTTCTCAAATTTCTTTTTTATTAAGCAATTTTATAAACTTAGTTAGCTTAGCTTTTTACGTAAGAGTTCATTTACCTGGCCTGGATTAGCCTTACCTTGTGAGGCCTTCATAATCTGGCCCACTAGGGCATTAAAAGCCTTCTCTTTGCCAGAGCGGAACTCTTCAACAGACTTCTGATTAGCTGCCAGAACTTGATCAATGATTGTTTCGAGTGCGCCACTGTCACTAATTTGCTTCAAGCCTTTGGCATCAATGACTTGATCAACCGTGCTAATGGCTTTACCCGTAATTGCCTCTTCCCAAAGAATGGCAAAGATATCTTTAGCAATCTTATTGGAGATGGTGCCGTCTGCTACGCGAGTCAGCAATGGCGCTAAATGCTCTGCCTTTAATGGCGCATCTGCTGCGGCAATACCTGCGCGGTTTAATGACGATGCAAGTTCACCAGCAATTAAATTAGCGGCTGCTTTTGCCAATGGCTTACCAACGATAGCCAAGAGGTCTTCAAATACTTTGGCAGTATCACGATCTTGCGTGAGCAACTGGGCATCGTAAGCGCTCAAACCAAACTCGCTTTGCCACTGTTCGCGCAATTGCGCGGGGAGCGCGGGCATTTTGCTACGTACATCCGCAATCCATGCGTCATCAATGACTACTGGCAATAAATCAGGATCCGGGAAATAGCGATAGTCGTTGGCATCTTCTTTACTGCGCATGCTGCGCGTTTCACCACGATCAGGATCATATAAACGCGTTTCTTGAACAACAGTGCCACCATCTTCAATCAGCTCAATTTGACGACGAACTTCGTATTGAATGGCTTCTTCCAAAAAGCGGAAAGAGTTCAAATTTTTAATTTCACAACGAGTACCAAACTCAACCTGACCCTTAGGGCGAACGGATACGTTGGCGTCGCAACGGAAAGAGCCCTCTTGCATATTGCCGTCGCAAACTCCGAGCCAAACGACTAGGCCATGCAAAGCCTTGGCATAGGCAACTGCTTCAGCTGCACTGCGCATGACTGGCTCAGTCACGATCTCTAGCAGGGGTGTGCCAGCACGATTTAAGTCGATACCGCTAGAAGGCTCGCCATGGGGGCCAGTAAAGCCCTCCTCGTGAACTGATTTGCCCGCATCTTCTTCCATATGGGCACGAGTGAGCTCAACTACTTTTACCTCATCGCCTACCAACATTTCAAGATGTCCGCCAACAACAACCGGAATATCCATCTGACTAATTTGATAGCCCTTTGGCAAATCAGGATAGAAATAATTCTTACGCGCAAAAATACTTGCCGGTGAAATCTTCGCATTCACAGCCAAACCAAAACGAATAGCATGTTCAACAGCTTGACGATTTAGCACTGGTAAAACACCAGGCAATGCCAGATCAACTGCACATGCTTGTGTATTTGGTTCTGCACCAAAGCGTGTACTTGCGCCACTAAAAATCTTGGACTGCGTTTGTAGCTGTGCGTGGGTCTCTAGACCAATAACGACTTCCCATTGCATCATGCCACCTCGCTTGCTGGTCGCAAATGCCAATCACTGGCTTGCTGATATTGATGAGCTACCTGCAACAAGCGTGCTTCAGAAAAATAATTGCCAATCAACTGCATACCAATAGGTAGGTTGTTTGCATTAAATCCACAAGGAACGCTCATCGCTGGCAAGCCTGCTAAGTTCGTAGAAAGCGTATAAATATCTTCTAAGTACATTTGTACAGGGTCTTTTGACTTCTCACCCAAGCGCCAGGCTACATCAGGAGCTACAGGCCCAAGGATGACATCGCACTGATTAAATGCAGCCTGGAAATCTGCCGCAATAATGCGACGAATTTTTTGCGCTTGAAGATAGTAAGCGTCGTAGTAGCCGTGGCAAAGAACATACGTTCCAATCATGATGCGGCGCTTTACTTCTGAGCCAAAACCTTCGGTGCGTGACTTCGCATACATATCATTAAGATCACGATATTCGTTAGCGCGATGTCCATAACGAACACCATCAAAGCGACTCAAATTACTGGATGCTTCAGCTGGAGCTAAAACGTAATACACCGGAATGGATAACTTTGTCTTAGGCAAACTCACTTCAATTAATGTGGCGCCTAGGTTTTCTAAAAGCTTAGCTGCTTCATTAACAGATTTCGCAACATCACTTGCTAAACCTTCTGCAAAGAATTCTTTTGGCAAACCAACGCGTAGACCTTCTAGTGGTTTTGCAACATTTGCATTACCTTCTTTCCAAACCTGATTGAGGTAACGGCCATAGTCTTCACCAGAATCCGCCAATGAAGTGGAGTCACGCGGATCATGCGAGGACATTGCTGAGAGCAGCAAAGCACAATCTTCCGCTGTCTTGCCCATCGGGCCAGCTTGATCTAGTGAGGATGCGTAAGCGATCATGCCGTAGCGTGATACTCGCCCATAGCTAGGCTTAATTCCAGTCAAGCCACAAAATGCAGCAGGCTGACGAATCGAGCCGCCGGTATCGGTACCGGTCGCAATCGGAGCCAAGCCAGCAGCAACAGCTGCAGCTGAGCCCCCAGATGAGCCTCCAGCTACGTGGGCAGAATTCCAAGGATTTAAAACTGGTCCAAAGGCGGAGTTTTCATTAGAGGAACCCATCGCAAACTCATCCATATTGGTTTTACCCAAACAAACCATACCAGCGGCATGGGGATTGTTTTCGTCTGGCATTCCCAGATTAGCAACCACAGTGGCATCAAAAGGGCTCTGATACCCAGACAAGATTTTGGAGGCCGCAGTAGTCTTCCAGCCCCGGGTAACGAAGACATCTTTATGTGCCACTGGGATACCAGTCAATTTTCTGGCTTTACCAGAAGAAATGAGCTGATCTGCTTTATTTGCTTGCTCTAAACTTAAGTGAGCATTCACATCAAGATAAGCATTCCATTGTTTTCCAGCCTCAATACGTTCTAAAAAGTACTGGGTTAACTCGGTGCTGGAGACCTCTTTTGCTGCCAGTGCTTTTGCCATTAAAGCGATAGGGGTGTTGTGCCAACTCATTCGATCACCCTTGGCACTAAGAAATAGCCATCATGCTGCGCAGGGGCTGATTTCATATTTTCTGCGCGATGATCTGACTCAGTCACCTGATCAACCCTCAGGGGCTGGGCCAAATCACGTAAAAAGAGGATTGGGTGAGCTAAAGGCTCAAGACCGGTTGTATCAACAGCCTGCATTTCTTCCACCAAGGAAAAAATAGCCTGCAATTGAGGCAAAACTGCCTCAGCTTCTGCCTGATTTAACTCAAGCCTCGAAAGGTGCGCAATGCGCTGGACATCATCAAGTTTCATGGGGCGCTAGAGTATCATTCCTATATATTTTCATTAACACTTTCTATTTTCCCACTACATCATGTTTGGTTTTTTCCGCAGCTACTTTTCCAATGACCTAGCCATCGACCTAGGAACCGCTAACACCTTAATTTATATGCGTGAGCGGGGTATTGTCCTCGATGAACCCTCTGTTGTGGCAATTCGCCAAGAGGGTGGTCCAAATGGCAAAAAGACCATTTTGGCCGTTGGTAAAGAGGCAAAAGCCATGTTGGGACGTGTTCCAGGCAACATTGAGGCGATTCGTCCAATGAAAGATGGCGTTATTGCCGATTTCACCATTACCGAACAAATGCTCAAGCAATTTATCAAGCTTGTGCATGAAAGCAAATTATTAAAGCCAAGCCCACGCATCATCATTTGTGTTCCTTGTGGATCTACTCAAGTTGAACGTCGCGCAATTCGTGAGTCTGCATTAGGTGCTGGTGCATCACAAGTATTTTTGATTGAAGAACCAATGGCTGCTGCGATTGGCTCTGGCTTGCCAGTTTCCGAAGCTGCTGGTTCGATGGTTGTCGACATTGGTGGCGGCACAACTGAAGTTGGCGTGATGTCATTAGGTGGCATGGTTTACAAAGGTTCTGTGCGCGTTGGTGGCGACAAGTTTGATGAAGCCATTACCAATTACATCCGTCGTAACTACGGCATGTTGATTGGTGAACAAACTGCTGAGCTGATCAAGAAAACAATTGGCTCTGCATTCCCTGGCGCAGAAGTGCGCGAGATGGAAGTAAAGGGTCGCAATCTTTCTGAAGGCATTCCACGTAGCTTCACTGTTACTAGCAATGAAATTTTGGAAGCATTAACAGATCCATTGAATCAAATTGTCACTGCAGTTAAAGCTGCTCTTGAGCAGATTCCACCTGAGTTGGCGTCTGATATTGCCGAGCGCGGCATGATGCTGACCGGCGGCGGAGCCTTACTACGCGACCTGGATCGCCTCTTGCTTGAAGAAACTGGCTTGCCAATTCATGTTGCAGAAGATCCATTAACTTGCGTGGCTCGTGGTTGCGGTATTGCACTCGAGCGCATGGATAAGTTAGGCGGAGTGTTCTCGCACGAGTAAGCGACATACACGTCGAATAGGGAATTGCAACATAGCGCTCCACCACTTTTCAGACAGGGCATTCCGGCCTTACTTAAACTGATTGTCTGTCTGTCGATCAGCATCGCTCTGATGCTGATCGATTTTCGCTTTAAAGCACTCGACCCCATCCGCAATAACGTCAATTGGATTTTGCGACCACTTGAATATGTGATGATGATGCCGCGCAATGCGCTTGAAGCAACATCAGAGTATTTCACAACAAGATCGACTCTTGATCAAGAAAACCAAGTGATGAAAGTGCGTCAAGCAGAACTTTCCTTGCTGGCAAATCAATCTGAATTTTTGATGGTGGAAAACCAAAACTTGCGCGAGCTGATGGCTTTGCAAAAACAAGTGCCGTTCAAAACATTGCCAGTTGAAATTCTATTTAATCCACCTAACCCAATTTCTCAGCGCATTGTCATTAATCGTGGCAGCAATGATGGCCTCAAGCTGGGCAACCCAATCGCCAATGATTCCGGCATATTGGGTCAAGTGGTGCGCCTTTATGAGCGTTCTGCAGAGGTTTCGCTACTCGAGGACCGAGATTTTGCGGTTCCTGTGCAAGTGGCGCGTAACGGACTGCGTGCGGCCGTTTTTGGGGCTGGACGCGGCAACCCTTTAGAACTGCGCTATTTACCAGTTGCCAGCGACCTTGAAGTTGGAGACATTTTGCTTACTTCGGGAATTGACGGCATTTACCCTCCTGGCTTTGCTGTAGCAGTAATTAGCAAAATTGAGCGCAATGCCGATAAGAATTCTTCAAATGTATTTTGCGTACCAGTTGCCGCAGTTAATCGCTATCGCCAAGCTCTTGCACTTTTGTATGACCCGCAATTTGATGCAAAGGCTCCCGCTATTAACAACAAATCTGCAACTGGCGCACCTTTAACCAATACGCCAGGCAGACGTCAAACTCGCGCGCGAGGAATGCAATGATCGATTTCCAGAGCGGCTATATTCTGCGCCCGGTAAATCCGGTCTTCATTTATTTCAGCTTATTTTGTGCACTGTTATTAAACCTGTTGCCTATTGGCAATTATGGTTGGGTGCCCGACTGGCTAATTCTGAGTATCGTGTTTTGGAATATTCATCAGCATCGTTATGTCAGCGTGATTACCGCTTTCATTTTAGGTCTGATGATGGATGTTCATAACTCAGATCTATTGGGCTTACATGCCTTTAGTTATTCGCTCGTAGCCTATGTGGCCATCTCATGGCATCGACGCATTGTGGCTCTGAGCGTTCTCTCGCAAGCCTTACACCTATTGCCTATTTTCCTATTGGTGTCACTATTTCCAGTGCTGGCACATTGGCTGCTGAGCGGTGAGCTCTACTGGTGGGCTCTGACTGGCGCTATTCAGGCGCTAATTGAAGCAATGCTTTGGCCATTAGCAACCCGCATCTTGCTAGCACCGCAGCGTCGCCCTATAGATGTTGATCACAATCGACCTCTCTAAGAATTGACATGGTTTCTTTTAAAAAACCGGATCTCGATTCATTTCAAGAGCGCATTCACATTGCGACTCTCTTTGTCACATTTTGTTTTTTACTACTCATCACGCGTCTAGTTTGGCTGCAGCTTGTTAGCCATGGAAAATATGCGCTGCTGGCAGAGAGCAATCGCATTGCATTAGTGCCCGCGCCCGCCAACCGCGGTCTTTTAATTGATCGTAATGGCATCGTCATTGGGCGTAACTATTCTGCATTAACCCTGGATGTGAATGCAGAAGAGGTCAAAGGCAACGTAGATCAATTAATCAATGATCTTTCTGAAATCATTGATATTTCGCCTCGAGATCGCCGCAATTTCAAGCGTTCTCTAGAGGATTCCCGCAATATGGGAACTTTTCCCCTACGATCGATGCTGAACGAGACTGAAACAGCCCGTTTTATGGCTAATCGCTATCGCTTCCCTGGGGTAGAAATCCGCGCCAGAAGCTTTCGGGAGTACCCATATAACGAATTAGCCTCCCATCTTATTGGCTATATTGGGCGCGTTTCCCAAAAAGATAAGGAGCGCATGCAGGCTGAAATTGAGGGTGCCAAAGCTGATGACCCCGATGCACTGCAAGCCTCTTTTTTGCCGGGCATTCAGTACGTCGGCAAGATTGGCCTAGAGCAAAGCTATGAAAACGTTTTGCGTGGTGTGCCTGGATACGATCAAGTTGAAATTACTGCGGGCGGTAAACCAGTTCGCACACTTTCAAGCTCGCCATCGGTGCCCGGTAAAAATGTTGTGCTCTCTGTTGATATCAAGTTGCAATATTTAGTTGAACAACTCTATGGCAATTTCCGTGGTGCGTTTGTTGCCATTGAACCAGAGACGGGCGACGTGTTGGCATTTGTATCTAAACCCAACTTCAATCCAAATGACTTTGTTGAGGGGATTGATTCCGTTACCTGGAAAGAGCTCAATGATTCTCCGCAGAAGCCACTCTATAACCGTCCGCTAAAGGGCATCTACCCACCAGGATCAACTTATAAACCTTTTATGGCGCTTGCTGCTTTAGAGAATAAAAAGCGCACGCCATCACAAACGATTTCTGATCCTGGTTACTTCGACTTTGGTAATCACACCTTCCGCGATGATAAAAAAGGTGGTCACGGCATTGTTGATATGCAAAAGTCAATCGTGGAGTCTTGTGATACTTATTACTATCTGCTTGCACGCGATATGGGTGTGAATATGATGCATGACTTTATGAAGCCTCTCGGCTTTGGTCAAATCACTGGCATTGATTTGCAAGGTGAATCAAAAGGCGTATTACCATCTACAGAGTGGAAGAAAAATACCTTCAAAAAACCAGAGCAACAAAAATGGTACGAGGGTGAAACTATTTCTTTAGGCATTGGTCAAGGCTATAACGCGTTCACCATTTTGCAATTGGCTCATGCCATGGCAAACGTTGCTAATAACGGCATCGTCATGAAGCCTCACCTAGTTAAAGCAATTGAAGATCCCTTTACTCGCAATCGGGTGTTAACGACACCAAAAGAAAGTTATCGCATCGATCTGAATGCTGAAAATATTGAGGTGATTAAAAAAGCGATGCTAGAGGTAAACATTACTGGTACTTCTGCGGCAGCATTTAAAGGCACCGGATATCAAGTGGGCGGAAAAACTGGTACCGCTCAAGTATTTAGCTTGAACTCAAAAGAATATAAGCACAGCGCCACTGCAGAATTTTTACGTGATCACGCTTTATATATCGCATTTGCTCCAGTCGATAAGCCAACGATTGTTATAGCAATGGTGGTTGAAAATGCAGGCTTTGGTGCGCAACATGCTGCACCAATTGCGCGTAAGGCACTGGACTACTACATAGAGGGCAAGTGGCCTAAGGAGATTCCTGAATGGAAAAGAGCCCCTTAATTAAAGTTAAAGGATTTTTCTTAGGAATCTTTGCAGGCTTAGACCGTCAGCTAGGCCTTATTCTGCTTGGCTTAGCGGCTGCTGGCTTTTTTACCTTCCTGTCTGCTAGTCAAAATACACCTGTTCAAATCGCAGATGAATTACGCAATCTCGCATTGTCATTTGTGGTGATGTGGGTTGTCTCACGCATCCCACCAAAATGGCTGGAGATGGGTGCGGTTTGGATTTATGGATTCGGTGTGGCACTTTTAGTCGCAGTGGCTGTATTTGGATTAATTAAAAAAGGTGCGCGTCGTTGGCTCAATATTGGATTTGTTATTCAGCCATCTGAAATCATGAAGATCGCAATGCCACTAATGCTTGCTTGGTACTTTCAAAAGCGTGAGGGCATTCAAAAATCGTGGGACTATGGTGTTGCTGCCATCATCTTGGCGATCCCTGTTTTTTTAATTGCTCGCCAACCAGATTTAGGAACTGCTCTCTTGGTTTTTGCAGCAGGTTTATACGTCATCATTCTGGCTGGCCTGCCCTGGAAATGGATTCTGCCTTTCGTAGGACTCGGTGTTCTGGGAATTTTGTTGATCATTATTTTCGGCAGCACTATATGTGCTCATGATGTGGTTTGGCCGCTGGTACACAATTATCAAAAACACCGCATCTGTACTTTGCTAGATCCAACAAGTGATCCATTAGGAAAAGGTTTTCACACAATTCAATCGATGATTGCGATTGGCTCTGGCGGATTCTTTGGTAAAGGCTGGTTCCAGGGAACGCAAGCCCACTTAGAGTTCATTCCAGAAAAACATACTGACTTCGTATTTGCCGTTTTCTCGGAAGAGTTTGGTCTGTTAGGCAATCTTGTTTTGCTCGGACTTTTCTTTGCATTAATTAAGAGGGGCCTAGCCATCTCTGCCAGTGCGCCAAATTTATTTACGCGATTACTTGGTGCAGCAGTAACCTTAATCTTCTTTACCTACGCATTCGTGAATATCGGAATGGTAAGTGGTTTATTACCGGTGGTTGGGGTGCCGCTGCCATTTATAAGTTATGGCGGTACAGCACTTGTAACGCTAGGATTTGGGGCAGGAATACTCATGAGCATTCATCGTCATCGACGCTTAGTGCAAAGCTAACCCAATTGGATGCAGCCCTTTTCCTCTGTATCTGAAGGAAATAAAAAAGCCCGGCGTACCGGGCTTTTTTATTAACAAAGGAAGAATTACTTCTTACGCTTGTTAACTGAATCTTTAAATGCTTTACCAGCAGAAAACTTAACAGTTTTTGCAGCAGCAATTTTGAGTGGCTCGCCAGTTTTTGGGTTACGACCCATACGTGCAGCGCGCTTACCAGATGCAAAAGTACCAAAGCCGATCAGTTGTACTGAGTCACCTTTAGTAACAGCTTTGATGATTGTGTCGATTGCAGAATTCAATGCGAATTCAGCTTTGGCTTTAGAAATCTCCGCGTCGTCAGCAATCGCTGCGATTAGTTCGGCTTTGTTCAAGTGAAGCTCCTTATAGATATTGATGTCAGCGCACATTACGCTTACATGATTTTAACCACAAAAAATTACAAAAATAAAGTTGCGTTACAGCAATTTTTTACTACGACTACAAATTACTCTTCCAAAACAGTAATATCAGAAACAAAATACTCGGTATCGCCAAAACAGGTAGTTGGCAAACCAATGTGTTGCTCATACTTTAGGGCAACCTTTTTGCCTAAATTAGCATTGATTTTTTGCGCCACAGCATCTTCACGCACCGTAAAGAGGAATTTTTCTGACATCGTACCTGGCATGGAAACCATGGCCAATTCACCTTCCCAGGTTTTGCAAATATAGCCGCGATTAGAGAATTTCTGCACATACCCTGCGCGCTCACCGCTTCCATAACTCCAAGTGAGCATACCCCATGTGTAGACAGAAATACCCACTAACCCTATTAAAACAAGGCTTAAGAGCCACTTTGTAAAGCTATTCATCAGAATTTCCTTGGTAAATCTCCACACAAACCCTTAGCAGGTCCTTATATCTTCTATACACAGTATATGAGCTTCCCTGCGGAAGAAATAGTCTATTTAGCTGCAACATACAAATTAAAATACTAACAATTACCTCACTTAGATAAAACCCATGGAAATTCGCCACATCATCTTTTTTATTTTTGTAGCATCTGCGGTCTTCGTTTATTTCAGAGGAAAAGTTCGCTTTGGGGTTGTCAGATCCCTTACTGACTACCAAGTACTTTTGGCGCCAGTAAATACTCTTTTATATTTATTTTCAAAAGTGAAGGCAGGTGCCTTTATTCCAGTTAGTCAATTTCCTGAGATGAAACCCATCCAAGATAACTGGGAAACCATACGCCAAGAAGCACTTTCTTTGCAGGAGGTTGGATCGATCGCAGCAGCGACTGGATATAACGATATTGGCTTTAATTCTTTCTTTCGTACCGGCTGGAAGCGTTTTCATCTCTGTTGGTACGGGAAAGAGGTGCCATCCGCCCTAGAAAAATGCCCCAAAACTGTGGCACTTCTGAAATCCATCCCCTCGGTCAAGGCCGCCATGTTCGCCTCTCTGCCCCCGGGGGCAACGCTGGTGCGCCATCGCGACCCATATGCAGGCTCCTTACGCTATCACATTGGCTTAGTCACGCCGAATGATCCCAAATGCTTTATTGATGTAGATGGTGAGCGTTATTTCTGGAAAGATGGTGAAGCGGTCATGTTTGATGAAACCTATATTCATTTCGCCGCCAATGAAACAGATCAGCAAAGAATCATCTTATTTTGCGATGTTGAGCGCCCTGTTTACACTAAAGTAGTGGAGCTATTTAATCGCTGGTTTGGGCGCCACGTAATGAGTGCCGCCTCGTCCCAAAATGTGGAGGGTGAAAAAATAGGCTTTGTAAATGTTCTCTTTACCTATTTCTATCATCTCCGCGCGCAAGCCAAAAAGTTGAAAGCAAAACATCGATCTGTTTACTACGTAGGCAAGTGGGTACTCATTCTCGGAATTTTGTGGGCTATTTTTTGGTAAACGTCGGCCCTAGTTTTTTGGGCTCAATAATTGAACAATTTGCTCGGGACTAATAGGGCCCCAAATTTCCACTCTTTTCTTACGGCTATTCTGACCCGAAACAAATTGAATCTGTTTTTGAGGTACTCTTAACTGCTTAGAAAGCCAGGCCAATAAAAGCTCATTAGCCTTATTTTCTAAGGCTGGAGCCTGAAGCGAGATTTTTAAGCAGCCGTCATGAAGGCCAACGACTTTAGTCTGCTTTGCCCCGGGTTGGCAATGCAAATTTAACGTAATTCCGGCGGGGGTTTGTTTTAACCAAATAGGTGTCATTAAAGTACTTTAAACTTAAAACATGCCATACAAAAATTCCCAAGCTCTAGAACATCTCTTTACAAGCAACCGAGAGTGGGCTGAAGGCATGATTGCTAAAGATCCTGACTTCTTCAAGCGCTTGGTTAATCAGCAGGCGCCACAATATCTTTGGATCGGCTGCGCAGACAGTCGAGTGCCTGCAAATGAAATCGTAGACCTATTGCCGGGTGAGCTATTTGTCCATCGAAATGTTGCTAACGTAGTAGTTCATACCGATCTCAATTGTTTGTCTGTTATTCAGTTTGCGATTGACTTACTCAAGGTCAAACATATTCTGGTGGTGGGTCACTACGGATGCGCCGGTGTTCATGCAGCACTTAGCGATCGTCGCGTTGGTCTTGCTGATAATTGGTTGCGTCACGTGAAGGATGTGCACCAAAAACACGAGCGTTATTTGGGTGAATTGCTACCAACAGCTAAGCGTCAAGATCGCCTATGCGAATTAAATGTTATCGAACAAGTGGTAAATGTCTGTGAAACCACAATTGTTCAAGATGCCTGGGCACGTGGACAAGAACTTACTGTCCACGGCTGGGCATATCGTCTTGACACAGGCTTAGTCAATGATTTGGGTATGTCAATCAGCTCTACAGAAGAAATGCTAGAGCGCTATGCCAAATCGGTTAAGCGCTACGAAACAGAGCAAAACTAATTTGCTCAAATCCATTTCTAATGAAGTAGGCGTCATCCTACTCAGGCTTCTTGCCCTTTTACCTTATAGCTTACTAGTCGCTATTGGTTATGGTCTTGGATATATTGCCGCTCGTATTCCGAGCGATAGAAATAGAGTAGTAAAAACAAATCTCCACTTGTGCTTTCCAAAACTAAGCCCCACCGAAGTCGATGAACTTGCCAAAGAACATTGGAAATTACTTGGACGCAGCCTGGTAGAGAAAAGTATTATCTGGTGCGGAAGTTCAAGACAGCTGAGTAATATGATTGAGGTGAAATCTGCAGTAGACCTATCCAGCAAAAAACCGCGAATTTTAGTAAATATGCACTTCACAGGCATTGAGGGCAGCATTATTTTGAGCGCACTCTCCAAAGAAAAACATTGGCCACGTACCTCTGGATTTTTTCAAAGAATGAAAAATCCATTCTTCAACAAAAAAATCGTGGATTGGCGTAATCGTTTTGGTGGAAACTCCATCGATCGACAAGGCAATGCCAAAGCAATCATTCGAGAAATTCGCAATGGGGACTTCATCATCATTGCACCCGATATTGATCTAGGACTTAAGGATTCTGAATTCGTGCCTTTTTTTGGCATTCAAACAAATACCATCACCACCATTTCCCGCTTAGCAAAAATTACTGGCGCCGATGTATGCCTGATGACTACTACTCTAAAGGCTGATAAATCAGGCTATCTTTGCGAAATTAGAGAGCCTTTAGAAAACTTTCCAGGCACAGATCCGAAGTCAGACACTGCGCGCCTTAATCAATATTTTGAAGATGAGATTCGTCTTCGTCCAGCTGAGTACTACTGGGTACATAAGCGCTTTAAAAACTCTCCAGATAGCGGTCAAAGCCCCTATAACCCTTCTAAATAAAGGTCACTTGCCCTATCATTGAGGCATGACAGAGCGAATTGGGCTATTTGCCGATCTCCACAGCAATCTAGAAGCTTTTGAAGCCTGCATGGCTCGTGCCCAAGAGCTCGGCGTTACCCGCATGGTTTTTTTAGGTGACCTCGTGGGCTATAACGCTGACCCAATTGCCCTGATTGATCGCATTGCCGATCTTGTAGAAAGCCAAAAGGCGATCGCCATTCTTGGCAATCATGATGAAGCTGTTTTCAAGGATAGTCGCGAGCAGATGAATGCCAGCGCTAACGCTGCTATTGAATGGACCAAATCTCAACTCAGCAATAGTCATATTGAGTTTCTTAAAAATCTACCGCTCATTGTTCAAGAAGAGAAAATCTGTTTTGTGCATGCATCCGCACACAATCCTGCTGACTGGAATTACATTACGGACAGCATGAGTGCGTGGCGTTGTGTACAAAACTCTGGAAAAAATTACACCTTTGTTGGACATGCACATGAGCAAGCACTCTTTTATCAAAGTGCGGTTGGGAAATTGATTCGCTTTGCACCACATCCTGGTGATGAAATTCCAGTACTGCATCATCGCCAATGGGTAGGTGTTGTGGGCTCTCTTGGTCAACCCAGAGATGGAAATCCTGAGGCCTGCTTTGCTGTCTTTGAACCCGAAGCTGAAATTCTTACATTTCATCGCGTGGCCTACGATCACTTTACTGCTGCAGATAAAGTACGTCGCGCTGGGCTACCAGAAGACTTGGCAAATCGCCTTATTACCGGCAAATAAAATCAATGCCAATCAACACCGATATTGAAGCAGTAGACGATATATTTCAGGAAGGCAAAGTAGTGGATGGCTTTGTCTTGGGCAAGGAAGTCCATCGCGGCGGAATGGCGAGCCTCTTTTCG
This genomic window contains:
- a CDS encoding metallophosphoesterase family protein; this encodes MTERIGLFADLHSNLEAFEACMARAQELGVTRMVFLGDLVGYNADPIALIDRIADLVESQKAIAILGNHDEAVFKDSREQMNASANAAIEWTKSQLSNSHIEFLKNLPLIVQEEKICFVHASAHNPADWNYITDSMSAWRCVQNSGKNYTFVGHAHEQALFYQSAVGKLIRFAPHPGDEIPVLHHRQWVGVVGSLGQPRDGNPEACFAVFEPEAEILTFHRVAYDHFTAADKVRRAGLPEDLANRLITGK